From the genome of Streptomyces sp. NBC_01317, one region includes:
- a CDS encoding acyl-CoA carboxylase subunit beta, translating into MTVLPTALDPASADYAAHREAMLGKLAELDAEHTKALAGGGEKYVARHRARGKLLARERIELLLDPDTPFLELSPLAAWGSDYPVGASMVTGIGVVEGVECVITANDPTVRGGSSNPWTLRKALRANEIAYTNRLPLISLVESGGADLPSQKEIFIPGGALFRDLTRLSAAGIPTVAVVFGNSTAGGAYVPGMSDHTVMIKERSKVFLGGPPLVKMATGEESDDESLGGAEMHARTSGLADHFAVDEQDAVRQARRIVARLNWRKAQPDPGPAAPPKYDEDELLGIVPGDLKIPFDPREVIARVVDGSDFDEFKPLYGTSLVTGWAALHGYPVGVLANAQGVLFSAESQKAAQFIQLANQRDIPLVFLHNTTGYMVGKEYEQGGIIKHGAMMINAVANSTVPHLSVLMGASYGAGHYGMCGRAYDPRFLFAWPSAKSAVMGPQQLAGVLSIVARASAAAKGQPYDDEGDAALRAMVERQIESESLPLFLSGRLYDDGVIDPRDTRTVLGLCLSALHTAPVAGVRGGFGVFRM; encoded by the coding sequence GTGACCGTGCTCCCCACCGCGCTCGACCCGGCGTCCGCCGACTACGCCGCGCACCGTGAGGCGATGCTCGGCAAGCTCGCCGAACTGGACGCCGAACACACCAAGGCGCTCGCCGGGGGCGGCGAGAAGTATGTGGCCCGGCACCGGGCGCGCGGCAAGCTGCTCGCCCGGGAGCGGATCGAGCTGCTCCTCGACCCGGACACCCCGTTCCTCGAACTGTCCCCGCTCGCCGCCTGGGGCAGCGACTACCCGGTCGGCGCGTCGATGGTCACCGGCATCGGTGTGGTCGAGGGCGTCGAGTGTGTGATCACCGCCAACGACCCGACCGTACGCGGGGGTTCGAGCAACCCCTGGACGCTGCGGAAGGCCCTGCGCGCCAATGAGATCGCGTACACCAACCGCCTGCCGCTCATCAGCCTGGTCGAGTCGGGCGGCGCCGATCTCCCCTCCCAGAAGGAGATCTTCATCCCCGGCGGCGCGCTCTTCCGCGACCTCACCCGGCTGTCCGCCGCCGGAATCCCCACCGTCGCCGTGGTGTTCGGCAACTCCACGGCCGGCGGGGCGTACGTCCCCGGCATGTCCGACCACACCGTCATGATCAAGGAGCGGTCGAAGGTCTTCCTCGGCGGGCCGCCGCTGGTGAAGATGGCGACGGGCGAGGAGAGCGACGACGAGTCGCTCGGCGGCGCGGAGATGCACGCCCGTACGTCGGGGCTCGCCGACCACTTCGCCGTGGACGAGCAGGACGCGGTCCGGCAGGCGCGCCGGATCGTCGCCCGCCTCAACTGGCGCAAGGCGCAGCCCGATCCGGGACCCGCCGCGCCGCCGAAGTACGACGAGGACGAGCTGCTGGGCATCGTGCCGGGGGATCTCAAGATCCCCTTCGACCCGCGCGAGGTGATCGCCCGGGTGGTCGACGGCTCGGACTTCGACGAGTTCAAGCCGCTCTACGGGACGAGCCTGGTGACCGGGTGGGCCGCGCTGCACGGCTATCCGGTGGGCGTCCTGGCCAACGCGCAGGGCGTGTTGTTCTCGGCGGAGTCGCAGAAGGCCGCGCAGTTCATCCAGCTCGCCAACCAGCGGGACATTCCCCTGGTGTTCCTGCACAACACCACCGGCTACATGGTCGGCAAGGAGTACGAGCAGGGCGGGATCATCAAGCACGGCGCGATGATGATCAACGCGGTGGCGAACTCCACCGTCCCGCACCTGTCGGTCCTGATGGGCGCCTCGTACGGCGCCGGGCACTACGGCATGTGCGGGCGCGCGTACGACCCGCGCTTCCTCTTCGCGTGGCCGAGCGCCAAGTCGGCGGTGATGGGCCCGCAGCAACTCGCCGGGGTGCTCTCGATCGTCGCGCGGGCCTCGGCGGCGGCGAAGGGGCAGCCGTACGACGACGAAGGGGACGCGGCGCTGCGCGCGATGGTCGAGCGGCAGATCGAGTCGGAGTCCCTGCCCCTGTTCCTGTCCGGACGGCTGTACGACGACGGGGTCATCGACCCGCGCGACACCCGCACGGTCCTCGGCCTGTGCCTGTCCGCCCTCCACACCGCGCCGGTCGCGGGAGTGCGGGGCGGCTTCGGCGTCTTCCGGATGTGA
- a CDS encoding TetR/AcrR family transcriptional regulator, whose protein sequence is MGAVAAPKQDRSRATRLRLLEAAVSCLAEHGWAGSTVSVVAERAGVSRGAAQHHFPTREDLFTAAVEYVAEERSTALRALVPAGRAHRRQAVEGIVALYTGPLFRAALHLWVAASDEEQLRPRVTELEARVGREAHRSAVALLGADESVPGVRETVQGLLDMARGLGLATLLTDDTPRRTRVVAQWSHILDGVLGGPGSGPGDGAGGGSGGGSRGGPA, encoded by the coding sequence ATGGGTGCGGTAGCCGCCCCGAAGCAGGACCGCAGCCGGGCGACCCGGCTGCGGCTCCTGGAGGCGGCCGTGTCCTGCCTGGCCGAACACGGCTGGGCGGGCTCCACGGTCTCCGTCGTCGCCGAGCGCGCCGGGGTCTCCCGGGGCGCCGCGCAGCACCACTTCCCCACCCGCGAGGACCTGTTCACGGCCGCGGTCGAGTACGTGGCGGAGGAACGCTCCACCGCCCTGCGCGCCCTCGTCCCGGCCGGCCGGGCCCACCGCAGGCAGGCGGTGGAGGGGATCGTGGCGCTCTACACGGGCCCGCTGTTCCGCGCCGCCCTCCACCTCTGGGTCGCGGCCTCCGACGAGGAACAACTCCGCCCCCGCGTCACCGAACTGGAAGCCCGGGTAGGCCGCGAGGCCCACCGCAGCGCGGTCGCCCTCCTGGGCGCGGACGAGTCGGTACCGGGTGTACGCGAAACGGTCCAGGGCCTCCTGGACATGGCCCGGGGCCTGGGCCTGGCGACACTCCTGACGGACGACACCCCGCGCCGCACGCGGGTGGTGGCGCAGTGGTCGCACATCCTGGACGGGGTGCTGGGCGGCCCGGGGAGCGGGCCGGGAGACGGGGCGGGAGGGGGGTCGGGTGGTGGGTCGCGTGGCGGACCGGCCTGA
- a CDS encoding ATP-binding protein — MITSVLVANRGEIACRVFRTCRELGIGMVAVFSDPDADALHVREADTAVRLPGAAPADTYLRGDLIVKAALAAGADAVHPGYGFLSENAEFAQAVLDAGLVWIGPPPAAIEAMASKTRAKELMGAAGVPLLAPVDPGAATEADLPLLLKAAAGGGGRGMRVVRELAALEEELAAASAEAVSAFGDGEVFAEPYVERGRHVEVQILADAYGTVWALGTRDCSLQRRHQKVIEESPAPGLPAELLTGLADAAVAAARTVAYRGAGTVEFLISPQGRPYFLEMNTRLQVEHPVTEEVFGLDLVALQLSVAEGAPLPPEPPEPYGHAVEARLYAEDPSRDWAPQTGVLHELSVEAEAAGEGEAERLRPRRGTAQDAVRLRTDTGYGPGDRIGPHYDALLAKVVAWAPTRAEALRRLGHALLRARIHGPGTNRELLVRSLTHPDLLGGHPDTGFYERHLDALTAPAPGDGERHAAVAAALADAAARRAATTVPARLGGWRNLASQPHRKTYGDHEISYRVTRDGVRVEDDAVRVVSFSERLVRLEVDGVVRNFHVSAYGDPANPEQAYGDPAYGDHVYVDTAHGSYRLPAHLRFTDPSATTAPGSLLAPMPGTVVRIADGLAEGDRVTAGQPLVWLEAMKMEHRVTAPASGTLTALHAAPGRQVELGALLAVVVTDPAPEDQPS, encoded by the coding sequence ATGATCACCAGCGTCCTGGTCGCGAACCGGGGCGAGATCGCGTGCCGCGTCTTCCGTACGTGCCGGGAGCTGGGCATCGGAATGGTCGCGGTCTTCTCCGACCCGGACGCGGACGCCCTGCACGTACGGGAGGCGGACACGGCGGTACGGCTGCCGGGGGCCGCGCCCGCCGACACCTATCTGCGCGGCGACCTGATCGTGAAGGCGGCGCTCGCCGCGGGCGCCGACGCCGTGCATCCCGGCTACGGATTCCTCTCCGAGAACGCCGAGTTCGCGCAGGCGGTGCTCGACGCGGGCCTGGTGTGGATCGGGCCGCCGCCGGCCGCGATCGAGGCGATGGCGTCGAAGACGCGCGCGAAGGAACTGATGGGCGCGGCGGGCGTGCCGCTGCTGGCGCCGGTGGATCCGGGCGCGGCCACGGAGGCGGACCTCCCCCTGCTGCTCAAGGCGGCGGCCGGGGGCGGCGGCAGAGGCATGCGGGTGGTCCGTGAACTGGCAGCTCTGGAAGAGGAGTTGGCGGCGGCCTCGGCGGAGGCCGTGTCCGCGTTCGGCGACGGCGAGGTCTTCGCGGAGCCGTACGTGGAACGCGGCCGGCACGTGGAGGTGCAGATCCTCGCCGACGCGTACGGGACGGTGTGGGCGCTGGGCACCCGGGACTGCTCGCTGCAACGCAGACACCAGAAGGTCATCGAGGAGAGCCCGGCGCCGGGACTGCCGGCCGAACTGCTCACCGGCCTGGCGGACGCGGCGGTGGCGGCGGCCCGCACGGTGGCGTACCGGGGGGCGGGGACGGTCGAGTTCCTGATCTCGCCGCAGGGACGCCCGTACTTCCTGGAGATGAACACCCGCCTCCAGGTCGAACACCCCGTCACCGAGGAGGTGTTCGGCCTCGATCTGGTGGCGCTGCAACTGTCCGTGGCGGAGGGCGCCCCGCTCCCGCCCGAGCCGCCGGAGCCGTACGGCCACGCGGTGGAGGCACGGCTGTACGCGGAGGACCCGTCCCGGGACTGGGCCCCGCAGACGGGGGTCCTGCACGAGCTGTCGGTGGAGGCGGAGGCGGCGGGGGAAGGGGAGGCAGAGAGGCTACGGCCCCGACGCGGCACGGCCCAGGACGCCGTACGCCTCCGGACCGACACCGGCTACGGCCCCGGCGACCGCATCGGCCCGCACTACGACGCCCTGCTCGCCAAGGTCGTCGCCTGGGCCCCCACCCGCGCCGAGGCCCTGCGCCGCCTCGGGCACGCGCTGCTCCGCGCCCGGATCCACGGCCCCGGGACCAACCGGGAGCTGCTCGTACGGTCGTTGACCCATCCCGACCTTCTCGGCGGCCACCCCGACACCGGGTTCTACGAACGCCACCTCGACGCGCTCACCGCACCCGCCCCCGGGGACGGCGAACGGCACGCGGCCGTCGCCGCCGCCCTCGCCGACGCCGCCGCCCGGCGCGCCGCCACCACCGTGCCCGCCCGCCTCGGCGGATGGCGCAACCTCGCCTCGCAGCCGCACCGCAAGACCTACGGCGACCACGAGATCAGCTACCGGGTCACCCGCGACGGGGTCCGCGTCGAGGACGACGCCGTCCGGGTCGTCAGCTTCTCCGAGCGGCTCGTACGCCTCGAAGTCGACGGTGTCGTACGGAACTTCCACGTCTCGGCGTACGGCGACCCGGCGAACCCCGAGCAGGCATACGGCGACCCGGCATACGGCGACCACGTGTACGTCGACACCGCCCACGGGTCGTACCGCCTCCCCGCCCACCTCCGCTTCACCGACCCGAGCGCCACCACCGCCCCCGGCTCGCTGCTCGCGCCCATGCCCGGCACGGTCGTACGGATCGCCGACGGGCTGGCCGAGGGAGACCGCGTCACCGCCGGGCAGCCGCTCGTCTGGCTGGAGGCCATGAAGATGGAACACCGCGTCACGGCCCCCGCCTCCGGCACCCTCACCGCGCTCCACGCCGCCCCCGGCCGCCAGGTCGAACTGGGCGCCCTGCTCGCCGTCGTCGTCACCGACCCCGCCCCGGAGGACCAGCCGTCATGA
- a CDS encoding acyclic terpene utilization AtuA family protein: protein MTGIPKTGAPTTNSPITGAAPHTLRIGNASGFYGDRFDALREMLTGGPLDVLTGDYLAELTMLILGRDRQRDPAAGYAKTFLRQLEEGLGLAHERGVKIVANAGGLNPAGHAAAVRALAERVGVPVRVAHVEGDDLLTKGSWGDGVLTANAYLGGAGIAACLRAGADIVVTGRVTDAALVTGPAAAHFGWAPDDLDALAGAVVAGHVLECGTQATGGNYALFTDHDPRRLRHPGFPLAEIRADGTAVITKHPGTGGVVDLGTVTAQLLYETGGARYAGPDVTARLDTVRLTPDGPDRVRISGVRGEPPPPTLKVGLNRIGGWRNEVVFVLTGLDIEAKADLVRDQVTDALGATRGNGNTPPAEVRWELARTDHADAPTEETASALLRLVVRDSDPDAVGRAVSGAVVELALGSYPGFHVTAPPGKGAPYGVFESAYVDAAEVDHLAVLPDGERVRVPTPVQTKELDPVPEPVDDLPEPLPTGLATLPAPLGLIAGARSGDKGGDANVGVWARSEGAWRWLAHELTVDLFRRLIPESAELTVVRHVLPHLRALNFTVEGLLGEGVAAQARFDPQAKALGEWLRGRYAHLPEVLL, encoded by the coding sequence ACCGGCGGCCCCCTCGACGTCCTGACCGGCGACTATCTCGCCGAGCTGACCATGCTCATCCTCGGCAGGGACCGGCAGCGCGACCCCGCCGCCGGGTACGCCAAGACATTCCTGCGGCAGCTGGAGGAAGGGCTCGGGCTCGCCCACGAGCGCGGTGTGAAGATCGTCGCCAACGCGGGCGGCCTCAACCCCGCCGGTCACGCGGCGGCCGTCCGCGCGCTCGCCGAGCGGGTCGGGGTGCCGGTCCGCGTCGCCCACGTCGAGGGCGACGACCTTCTGACGAAGGGGAGTTGGGGCGACGGCGTCCTGACGGCCAACGCCTATCTCGGTGGCGCCGGGATCGCCGCGTGCCTGCGGGCCGGCGCCGACATCGTGGTCACCGGCCGCGTCACGGACGCCGCGCTGGTGACGGGACCGGCCGCCGCCCACTTCGGCTGGGCACCCGACGACCTCGACGCGCTGGCCGGCGCGGTGGTCGCCGGGCACGTACTGGAGTGCGGGACCCAGGCGACCGGCGGCAACTACGCCCTCTTCACCGACCACGACCCCCGCCGCCTGCGCCATCCCGGCTTTCCGCTCGCCGAGATCCGCGCCGACGGGACCGCCGTCATCACCAAGCACCCCGGTACGGGCGGTGTCGTGGACCTCGGCACCGTCACCGCCCAACTGCTGTACGAGACGGGCGGGGCGCGGTACGCGGGGCCGGACGTGACCGCCCGCCTCGACACCGTACGGCTGACACCCGACGGGCCCGACCGGGTCAGGATCTCGGGCGTACGCGGCGAGCCGCCGCCCCCCACGCTCAAGGTCGGGCTCAACCGGATCGGCGGCTGGCGCAACGAGGTTGTCTTCGTCCTCACCGGACTCGACATCGAGGCCAAGGCGGACCTGGTCCGCGACCAGGTGACCGACGCGCTCGGCGCGACACGTGGCAACGGCAACACGCCCCCCGCCGAGGTCCGTTGGGAGCTGGCCAGGACGGACCACGCCGACGCCCCCACCGAGGAGACAGCCAGCGCGCTGCTCCGGCTCGTCGTGCGCGACAGCGATCCGGACGCGGTGGGGCGGGCCGTCAGCGGGGCCGTGGTCGAGCTGGCCCTCGGCAGCTACCCCGGCTTCCACGTCACGGCCCCGCCCGGAAAGGGCGCCCCCTACGGGGTGTTCGAGTCCGCGTATGTCGACGCGGCGGAGGTCGACCACCTCGCCGTTCTGCCGGACGGCGAGCGGGTGCGGGTACCAACTCCCGTACAAACCAAGGAGCTTGACCCTGTCCCAGAGCCCGTCGACGACCTGCCCGAACCCCTCCCCACCGGCCTCGCCACCCTCCCCGCGCCCCTCGGCCTCATCGCGGGCGCCCGCAGCGGCGACAAGGGCGGCGACGCCAACGTCGGCGTCTGGGCCAGGAGCGAGGGCGCCTGGCGGTGGCTGGCGCACGAGCTGACGGTCGACCTCTTCCGCCGGCTCATCCCCGAGAGCGCGGAGTTGACGGTCGTACGGCACGTCCTGCCGCACCTGCGCGCCCTCAACTTCACCGTGGAGGGCCTGCTCGGCGAAGGTGTCGCCGCCCAGGCCCGGTTCGACCCCCAGGCCAAGGCACTCGGCGAGTGGCTGCGCGGCCGGTACGCCCACCTCCCGGAGGTCCTGCTGTGA
- a CDS encoding 4-coumarate--CoA ligase family protein: MIFHSEYADVPAVDLPIHEAVLGRAAEFGDTVALVDGTNGTSTTYAQLDTYHRALAAAFTDAGVRKGDVLALHSPNTVVYPAVFYAATRAGATVTTAHPLATAEELATQLRDAAARWIVTVGPLLEVARRSAELIGGIEEIFVCDRAVGHRSVRDLARSTAPQLTVPLDPGEDIAVLPYSSGTTGVPKGVMLTHRSIATNLAQMEPVVPMGPGDRILAVLPFFHIYGLTALMNAPLRGGATVVVLPRFDLDQFLAAIEKYRITGLYVAPPIVLALAKHPAVSRYDLSSLRYVLCAAAPLDSRLAAACSARLNLPPVRQAYGMTELSPGTHIVPLAAADPPPGAVGKLLPGTEMRVVRLDDPDTDVATGGEGEILIRGPQVMKGYLGRPGDTAAMIDADGWVHTGDIGRADADGWLFVVDRVKELIKYKGFQVAPAELEALLLTHDAIADAAVIGVYDADGNEVPKAYIVRRPGAETLGADAVMTFVAERVAPYKKIRRVEFIGGVPRAASGKILRRQLRDREREITT, encoded by the coding sequence ATGATCTTCCACAGCGAGTACGCGGATGTCCCGGCCGTCGATCTGCCCATCCACGAGGCCGTCCTCGGCCGCGCCGCCGAGTTCGGCGACACCGTGGCCCTGGTCGACGGCACGAACGGTACGAGCACGACGTACGCCCAGCTCGACACGTACCACCGCGCCCTCGCCGCCGCCTTCACCGACGCCGGGGTGCGCAAGGGCGACGTCCTCGCCCTGCACAGCCCCAACACGGTCGTGTATCCGGCGGTGTTCTACGCCGCCACCCGTGCCGGGGCGACCGTCACCACCGCCCATCCCCTCGCCACCGCCGAGGAGTTGGCCACCCAGCTCCGCGACGCGGCCGCCCGCTGGATCGTCACCGTCGGGCCGCTCCTCGAAGTGGCCCGCCGCTCGGCGGAGTTGATCGGCGGCATCGAGGAGATCTTCGTCTGCGACCGGGCCGTCGGACACCGCTCGGTCCGCGACCTGGCGCGCTCGACGGCGCCCCAGCTCACCGTCCCCCTCGACCCCGGCGAGGACATCGCCGTCCTCCCGTACTCCTCCGGCACCACCGGCGTCCCCAAGGGCGTCATGCTCACCCACCGTTCGATCGCCACGAACCTCGCGCAGATGGAACCCGTCGTCCCCATGGGCCCCGGCGACCGCATCCTCGCGGTACTCCCGTTTTTCCACATATACGGCCTCACCGCATTGATGAACGCGCCCCTGCGCGGCGGCGCGACCGTCGTCGTCCTGCCCCGCTTCGACCTCGACCAGTTCCTCGCCGCGATCGAGAAGTACCGCATCACCGGCCTGTACGTGGCCCCGCCCATCGTGCTGGCCCTCGCCAAACACCCGGCCGTCTCGCGGTACGACCTCAGCTCGCTCCGGTACGTCCTGTGCGCGGCGGCCCCGCTCGACTCCCGCCTGGCGGCGGCCTGTTCGGCCCGGCTGAACCTCCCGCCCGTACGGCAGGCGTACGGCATGACGGAGCTGTCGCCCGGCACCCACATCGTCCCGCTGGCCGCCGCCGACCCGCCGCCCGGCGCCGTCGGCAAGCTCCTCCCCGGCACCGAGATGCGCGTCGTCCGCCTCGACGACCCGGACACGGACGTGGCCACCGGCGGCGAGGGCGAGATCCTCATCCGGGGCCCGCAGGTCATGAAGGGCTACCTCGGCCGCCCCGGCGACACCGCCGCGATGATCGACGCCGACGGGTGGGTGCACACCGGGGACATCGGCCGGGCCGACGCCGACGGCTGGCTGTTCGTCGTGGACCGTGTCAAGGAACTCATCAAGTACAAGGGCTTCCAGGTCGCCCCCGCCGAACTCGAAGCGCTGCTCCTCACCCACGACGCGATCGCGGACGCGGCGGTGATCGGTGTGTACGACGCGGACGGCAACGAGGTCCCGAAGGCCTACATTGTCCGTCGACCCGGTGCGGAGACGCTCGGCGCGGACGCCGTCATGACGTTTGTCGCCGAACGCGTCGCTCCGTACAAGAAGATCCGCCGGGTCGAGTTCATCGGAGGTGTGCCCCGCGCCGCCTCCGGCAAGATCCTCAGGCGCCAACTGAGGGACCGCGAGAGGGAGATCACCACGTGA
- a CDS encoding enoyl-CoA hydratase family protein has translation MTDDLVTTAHDRGITTLTLDSPANRNALSARLVDALRAALDGCAADPAVRAVLLAHTGTTFSAGADLKEPASPYTFVSLMRQIVELPKPVVARVTGKVRAGGLGLLGACDLAFADCTAADFAFTEVRIGVAPAVISLPLLPRLAPRAAARYYLTGERFDAAAAVAAGILTEAAHDVDAALAPVLDGLRRASPQGLAEAKKLLTADVLRAFDDHAEDLVQRSASLFVSAEAREGVAAFLERRDAAWVR, from the coding sequence GTGACGGACGACCTGGTCACCACCGCCCACGACCGGGGCATCACCACCCTCACCCTGGACTCGCCCGCGAACCGCAACGCCCTGTCGGCGCGGCTCGTCGACGCGCTCCGCGCCGCGCTCGACGGCTGCGCCGCGGACCCCGCCGTACGGGCCGTGCTGCTCGCCCACACCGGCACCACCTTCAGCGCGGGCGCCGACCTCAAGGAACCGGCCAGCCCCTACACCTTCGTCTCCCTGATGCGGCAGATCGTGGAGCTGCCCAAACCCGTCGTCGCGCGGGTCACCGGCAAAGTCAGGGCGGGCGGTCTGGGGCTGCTCGGCGCCTGCGACCTCGCCTTCGCCGACTGTACGGCCGCGGACTTCGCGTTCACCGAGGTACGGATCGGCGTCGCGCCCGCCGTGATCTCGCTGCCGCTCCTGCCCCGGCTCGCGCCCCGGGCGGCGGCCCGCTACTACCTCACCGGTGAACGGTTCGACGCGGCGGCGGCGGTCGCGGCGGGGATCCTCACCGAGGCGGCCCACGACGTGGACGCGGCGCTCGCGCCCGTACTCGACGGGCTGCGCAGGGCGTCCCCGCAGGGCCTCGCGGAAGCGAAGAAGCTCCTGACGGCGGACGTGCTGCGGGCGTTCGACGACCACGCCGAGGATCTCGTCCAGCGCTCGGCCTCGCTCTTCGTGTCGGCGGAGGCCCGTGAGGGCGTCGCCGCGTTCCTGGAACGGCGGGACGCGGCATGGGTGCGGTAG
- a CDS encoding citrate synthase 2 produces the protein MSDFVPGLEGVVAFETEIAEPDKEGGSLRYRGVDIEDLVGQVSFGNVWGLLVDGAFDPGLPAAEPFPIPVHSGDIRVDVQSALAMLAPVWGLKPLLDIDEATARDDLARAAVMALSYVAQSARGQGVPMVPQREIDKAGSVVERFMIRWRGEPDPKHVKAVDAYWTSAAEHGMNASTFTARVIASTGADVAAALSGAVGAMSGPLHGGAPSRVLGMIEEIERTGDASAYVKQALDKGDRLMGFGHRVYRAEDPRARVLRRTARELDAPRYEVAEALEKAALEELHARRPDRVLATNVEFWAAIVLDFAEVPAHMFTSMFTCARTAGWSAHILEQKRTGRLVRPSARYVGPGTRTVEEIEGFGGL, from the coding sequence ATGTCCGACTTCGTACCCGGACTCGAAGGAGTCGTCGCTTTCGAGACGGAGATCGCCGAACCGGACAAGGAGGGCGGATCGCTCCGCTACCGGGGCGTCGACATCGAGGACCTGGTGGGGCAGGTGTCCTTCGGCAACGTCTGGGGACTGCTGGTCGACGGGGCCTTCGACCCGGGTCTGCCGGCCGCCGAGCCCTTCCCGATCCCGGTCCACTCCGGTGACATCCGGGTGGACGTACAGTCCGCGCTGGCCATGCTCGCGCCCGTCTGGGGGCTCAAACCGCTCCTCGACATCGACGAGGCCACGGCCCGTGACGACCTGGCGCGGGCCGCCGTGATGGCCCTGTCGTACGTGGCCCAGTCGGCGCGCGGTCAGGGCGTGCCGATGGTGCCGCAGCGGGAGATCGACAAGGCGGGGAGCGTCGTGGAGCGCTTCATGATCCGCTGGCGCGGGGAGCCCGACCCCAAGCACGTGAAGGCGGTCGACGCGTACTGGACGTCGGCGGCGGAGCACGGCATGAACGCCTCGACGTTCACCGCCCGGGTCATCGCCTCGACCGGCGCGGACGTCGCCGCGGCGCTGTCGGGCGCGGTGGGCGCGATGTCGGGGCCGCTGCACGGCGGCGCCCCGTCGCGGGTGCTCGGCATGATCGAGGAGATCGAGCGTACGGGCGACGCGTCGGCGTACGTGAAGCAGGCGCTGGACAAGGGCGACCGGCTGATGGGCTTCGGCCACCGCGTCTACCGGGCGGAGGACCCGAGGGCCCGCGTCCTGCGCCGTACGGCCCGCGAACTGGACGCGCCGCGCTACGAGGTGGCGGAGGCGCTGGAGAAGGCGGCGCTGGAGGAACTGCACGCGCGCAGGCCGGACCGGGTGCTGGCGACCAACGTGGAGTTCTGGGCGGCGATCGTGCTGGACTTCGCGGAGGTCCCGGCCCACATGTTCACGTCGATGTTCACGTGTGCCCGTACGGCGGGCTGGTCGGCCCACATCCTGGAACAGAAGCGCACGGGCCGCCTGGTGCGGCCGTCGGCCCGCTATGTGGGCCCTGGGACGCGGACGGTCGAGGAGATCGAGGGCTTCGGCGGCCTCTGA
- a CDS encoding acyl-CoA dehydrogenase family protein, which yields MSRSADRTGPENAAPENPIQESATPGSTFIESGEHTALRAAVSALGRRHGRDFDRETLWREAGKLGYLGVNLPEEYGGGGGGVVELSLVLEELGAAGCPLLMLVVSPAICGTVIARFGTDAQKRQWLPGLADGSLTMAFGITEPDAGSNSHRITTAARKDGEGGWILNGRKVFVSGVDIADATLVVSRTEDARTGRLKPCLFIVPRDADGFTRTPIDMELHAAEKQFELVLDDVRLPADALVGDEDAGLLQLFAGLNPERVMTAAFALGMGRYALDRAVEYARTRQVWKEPIGAHQAIAHPLAQAHIELELARLMMRKAAHLYDSGDDAAAGEAANMAKYAAAEACVKAVDQAVHTLGGNGLTREYGLASLVTAARVARIAPVSREMILNYISHQSLGLPKSY from the coding sequence ATGAGCCGCAGCGCCGACCGTACGGGCCCCGAAAACGCAGCCCCCGAAAACCCCATCCAGGAAAGCGCCACCCCCGGCAGCACCTTCATCGAGTCCGGCGAACACACCGCCCTCCGCGCCGCCGTCTCCGCCCTCGGCCGCCGCCACGGAAGGGACTTCGACCGCGAGACCCTCTGGCGCGAGGCCGGCAAGCTCGGCTACCTCGGCGTGAACCTCCCCGAGGAGTACGGCGGCGGAGGCGGCGGAGTGGTCGAACTCTCCCTCGTCCTGGAAGAGTTGGGTGCCGCGGGCTGCCCGCTCCTCATGCTCGTCGTCTCGCCCGCCATCTGCGGCACCGTGATCGCCCGCTTCGGCACCGACGCGCAGAAGCGGCAATGGCTCCCCGGCCTCGCCGACGGCTCCCTCACCATGGCCTTCGGCATCACGGAACCCGACGCCGGATCCAACTCCCACCGCATCACCACCGCCGCCCGCAAGGACGGCGAAGGCGGCTGGATCCTCAACGGACGCAAGGTCTTCGTCTCCGGCGTCGACATCGCCGACGCCACGCTCGTCGTCAGCCGCACCGAGGACGCCAGGACCGGCCGCCTCAAGCCCTGCCTGTTCATCGTCCCCCGCGACGCCGACGGCTTCACCCGTACCCCCATCGACATGGAACTGCACGCCGCCGAGAAGCAGTTCGAACTGGTCCTGGACGACGTACGGCTGCCCGCCGACGCCCTCGTCGGCGACGAGGACGCCGGGCTCCTCCAGCTCTTCGCCGGCCTCAACCCCGAGCGCGTCATGACCGCCGCCTTCGCCCTCGGCATGGGCCGCTACGCCCTCGACCGCGCCGTCGAGTACGCCAGGACCCGCCAGGTGTGGAAGGAACCCATCGGCGCGCACCAGGCCATCGCCCACCCCCTCGCCCAGGCCCACATCGAGCTGGAACTCGCCCGCCTGATGATGCGCAAGGCCGCCCACCTCTACGACTCGGGCGACGACGCGGCGGCGGGCGAGGCCGCCAACATGGCCAAGTACGCCGCCGCCGAGGCCTGTGTGAAGGCCGTCGACCAGGCCGTGCACACCCTCGGCGGGAACGGCCTCACCCGGGAGTACGGCCTCGCCTCGCTGGTCACCGCCGCGCGCGTGGCCCGGATCGCGCCCGTCAGCCGCGAGATGATCCTGAACTACATATCCCATCAGTCCCTGGGTCTCCCCAAGTCCTACTAG